A region of Moorena producens PAL-8-15-08-1 DNA encodes the following proteins:
- a CDS encoding CHAT domain-containing protein produces MDEQRFEAYLNLIQQLLQCPGKEDKILQANQELVNWELVQIMEAVAAQMEEDGDNNANWLRSFAQKLTAVSLEDYFNFLMSIVQAVGTYPSRQSVYPLLQDNINNLNEELGQMLHFFAITKFPVFYKKYPKYFAQVIGNFCNLVQHYFTLDNIAINLEIAMASYESFITLFTLEALPQQWAKTQNNIGNAYSDDRINGDTADNIEQAISASKNNLQIFSKSAFPQIWAIFQNHLGFAYCVRIKGEKADNIEQAIAHSRNALEIYTPANFPLHCLQTASNLGNVALENNNWQLAIEGYALAIQAVEQSRSWAIDEERRQQILADSIYVYGNIVQACLNLGEIEKAVEYTERSRAQGLVDMMASNELYQGGEIASELEQLLLDYEELQRRINALRFGSASEAVPVLAGTPNKTMSLGMGVKQFDQSLTREALLKYEKEIQALEAQKQQVWQQLRYYDPVLAGQIQVDHLDWQQIQQLIQEPTTALLSFYTTREDTHIFILRKDRSPQVFTCVGQGWDKLQNWIGLNWFNPYLEAQSEWKQNMGDFLEELAERLQLQELVAKYLTGIEELIIVPHLRLHQIPFAALPIVDPPQPPLIRGEQEDLLPLKTGEQEGLSPAEQEGLLPENAAIVPPLLRGVRGDLPQTRGMVLGSKPSKPSATKPVTNTTYLCDRFRIRLVPSCQILHYCHQRPVIEGQEMGIVEDATEDLPFASFECKTLAEMYQVPAEQRLQGRNATVKSYQTLGQQVHILHSSHHAESNPNPLESQLRLGDGSLTLGQLLTPGWRMPNLSEVFASACEVNFTVTKLTDDLLSLATGFLCAGARSVVSTQWSVDDLASALLAIFYYDGRRSGMSRSQALQQGQIKLRNLTGKEFADNYQAQLREHLEQKLTEANTAKQNAKDQGDQEEFDKWITIVDKFEIQRKRLESLSKKDFPFAHPFFWAGFVSQGMA; encoded by the coding sequence ATGGACGAACAACGATTTGAAGCTTATTTAAACCTGATCCAACAACTGCTACAATGCCCTGGAAAAGAAGATAAAATACTGCAGGCCAACCAAGAACTAGTGAATTGGGAGTTGGTGCAGATCATGGAAGCAGTAGCAGCACAAATGGAAGAGGATGGAGATAACAATGCCAATTGGTTGCGAAGTTTTGCTCAGAAATTAACTGCAGTTTCTTTGGAAGACTATTTCAATTTCCTAATGTCCATCGTGCAGGCAGTCGGAACTTACCCTAGCCGTCAATCAGTTTACCCTCTACTGCAAGATAACATCAATAATTTAAATGAAGAATTAGGGCAAATGCTGCATTTTTTTGCAATAACAAAATTTCCAGTATTTTATAAAAAATACCCTAAATATTTTGCTCAAGTTATTGGAAATTTTTGTAATTTAGTTCAACATTATTTTACTCTAGATAATATAGCCATTAACCTAGAAATTGCCATGGCTAGTTATGAAAGTTTTATAACATTATTTACCTTGGAGGCATTGCCCCAACAATGGGCAAAGACTCAAAACAACATCGGAAATGCCTACTCTGATGATAGAATCAATGGAGATACAGCCGATAATATCGAACAAGCCATCAGTGCTTCTAAAAATAACCTACAAATCTTTAGCAAGTCCGCATTTCCCCAAATTTGGGCAATCTTCCAAAACCATCTTGGCTTTGCCTACTGTGTAAGAATAAAAGGAGAGAAAGCAGATAATATCGAACAAGCCATCGCTCATTCTAGAAATGCCCTAGAAATCTATACTCCAGCAAACTTCCCTCTCCACTGTCTGCAAACAGCTAGCAATTTAGGTAACGTTGCTCTGGAAAATAACAATTGGCAACTAGCTATCGAAGGCTACGCCCTAGCTATCCAAGCGGTAGAACAAAGCCGGAGTTGGGCAATTGATGAGGAGCGTCGCCAACAGATTCTTGCTGATTCCATTTACGTATATGGCAACATAGTACAAGCTTGCCTCAACTTAGGAGAAATCGAGAAAGCAGTGGAATATACTGAACGTTCTCGTGCCCAAGGCTTGGTAGATATGATGGCTAGTAATGAACTCTACCAAGGGGGAGAAATTGCCTCAGAACTAGAACAGCTTTTGCTGGACTACGAGGAATTGCAACGGCGTATCAATGCCCTCCGTTTTGGTTCTGCTTCGGAGGCTGTTCCAGTTTTGGCAGGAACTCCTAATAAAACCATGTCATTAGGAATGGGAGTGAAACAATTTGATCAATCCTTGACTAGGGAAGCTTTATTAAAATACGAGAAGGAAATCCAAGCATTAGAGGCACAAAAACAGCAAGTTTGGCAACAGCTGCGCTACTATGACCCGGTTTTGGCAGGACAAATTCAAGTGGATCATCTCGATTGGCAGCAAATCCAGCAGTTAATCCAGGAACCAACGACTGCTCTGCTCAGTTTTTACACAACAAGGGAGGATACCCATATTTTTATCCTACGTAAGGATCGCAGTCCTCAAGTTTTTACTTGTGTAGGCCAGGGGTGGGATAAGTTACAGAATTGGATTGGACTAAACTGGTTCAATCCCTATCTTGAGGCACAAAGTGAATGGAAACAGAACATGGGGGATTTTCTTGAGGAACTTGCTGAGCGCTTGCAGTTGCAGGAGCTGGTGGCAAAATATCTGACTGGGATTGAGGAGTTGATTATTGTGCCTCATCTACGTTTGCATCAGATTCCTTTTGCGGCGTTGCCGATTGTGGATCCCCCCCAGCCCCCCTTAATAAGGGGGGAGCAAGAGGATTTATTACCCTTAAAAACAGGGGAGCAAGAGGGTTTATCACCAGCAGAGCAAGAGGGTTTATTACCAGAAAATGCCGCAATCGTCCCCCCCTTGTTAAGGGGGGTTAGGGGGGATCTTCCCCAAACTCGGGGTATGGTCTTAGGCAGCAAACCCTCCAAACCCTCTGCCACTAAACCTGTTACCAACACTACTTATTTATGCGATCGCTTTCGTATTCGCTTGGTTCCCAGTTGCCAAATCCTCCACTATTGCCACCAACGCCCAGTAATTGAAGGTCAGGAAATGGGTATAGTCGAAGATGCGACGGAGGATCTGCCCTTTGCCAGTTTTGAATGCAAAACCCTGGCCGAAATGTATCAGGTTCCTGCTGAGCAGCGCTTACAAGGACGGAATGCCACGGTCAAATCATACCAAACCTTAGGCCAGCAAGTGCATATCCTCCACTCCAGCCATCATGCCGAATCTAACCCCAACCCGTTGGAATCTCAGTTAAGGTTAGGAGATGGTTCCCTTACCCTGGGTCAACTCTTAACTCCTGGTTGGCGCATGCCCAATCTTTCCGAAGTTTTTGCTTCAGCCTGCGAGGTTAATTTCACTGTTACCAAACTTACTGATGACTTGCTTAGTCTAGCTACCGGTTTTCTATGTGCTGGAGCCAGGAGTGTGGTTAGTACCCAGTGGTCTGTAGATGATTTGGCCAGTGCTTTATTAGCGATTTTTTACTACGATGGCCGCAGGTCAGGGATGAGCCGCTCCCAAGCACTACAGCAAGGGCAAATTAAATTGCGCAATTTAACGGGAAAGGAGTTTGCTGATAACTATCAGGCTCAGTTAAGGGAACATCTGGAACAAAAGTTAACGGAAGCCAATACTGCTAAACAGAATGCTAAGGATCAGGGAGATCAGGAAGAGTTTGATAAGTGGATCACAATTGTCGATAAATTCGAGATACAGCGAAAGCGTTTGGAGTCTTTGAGTAAGAAGGATTTTCCTTTTGCTCATCCTTTCTTTTGGGCTGGTTTTGTTTCCCAAGGAATGGCGTAA
- a CDS encoding Rpn family recombination-promoting nuclease/putative transposase — MKFISPKTDFAFKKIFASQESKPILISFLNALVYHNQPLIEDLEIIDPYQSSPLPILKDSFLDVKAKLRDGSLVIIEMQVLQVESFARRVLYNAAKAYSLQLGKGEGYRYLKPVIALTITDFIMFPENNQVINHFEFREKSTNISYVENYLQLLFVELPKFEKQLEELEELDELWMYFLKNAPSLDTVPEKMAQLPEFQQAFGIASQANLTRKELEELGKREMFIHDQQGLIIFAEKQGKEKGMKQGREKGMKQGREEGEKEKAQTIARQLLPLLDDETISQTTGIPVEEIRKLR, encoded by the coding sequence ATGAAATTCATCAGCCCCAAAACCGACTTTGCCTTTAAAAAAATCTTTGCCTCCCAGGAAAGTAAGCCGATTCTGATTAGCTTCCTCAATGCTCTTGTCTATCACAATCAACCTCTCATCGAAGATTTAGAAATTATTGATCCTTATCAGTCTTCTCCTCTGCCAATCCTCAAAGACTCTTTCCTCGATGTGAAAGCTAAGCTGAGGGATGGTTCTCTAGTGATTATTGAAATGCAGGTTTTGCAGGTAGAGTCTTTTGCTCGTCGAGTTTTGTATAACGCAGCTAAAGCTTACTCACTACAATTAGGTAAAGGGGAAGGCTACCGTTATCTCAAACCAGTGATTGCTCTGACCATTACCGATTTTATTATGTTTCCTGAGAATAATCAGGTAATTAATCATTTTGAGTTCCGAGAAAAAAGTACCAACATCAGCTACGTAGAAAATTACTTACAATTATTGTTTGTAGAGTTACCGAAGTTTGAGAAGCAGTTGGAGGAGTTAGAAGAATTGGATGAGTTGTGGATGTATTTTTTAAAAAATGCCCCTTCCTTAGATACAGTCCCAGAGAAAATGGCACAACTACCAGAGTTTCAACAGGCATTTGGGATTGCTTCTCAGGCGAACTTAACCAGGAAGGAGTTGGAGGAACTAGGAAAACGAGAAATGTTTATTCATGACCAACAAGGGCTGATTATATTTGCTGAAAAACAAGGTAAAGAAAAAGGAATGAAACAAGGAAGAGAAAAAGGAATGAAACAAGGGAGAGAAGAAGGGGAGAAAGAAAAAGCCCAAACAATTGCACGCCAACTTCTGCCTCTTTTGGATGATGAAACGATTAGCCAAACTACTGGCATACCTGTAGAGGAAATTAGGAAGCTTCGCTGA
- a CDS encoding AIR synthase-related protein: protein MVLDLTQSGIEIHCMRDLTRGGLASALNEIALGANLGIHIDESLIPVKEDLQGACEILGFDPLYVANEGRFVVILPEQESQKGLEIMRSHSLGKDAGLIGKVTDENSSLVTMQSKIGATRVVDLLSGQQLPRIC from the coding sequence TTGGTACTAGACCTAACCCAAAGTGGGATCGAAATTCACTGTATGCGGGATCTGACTCGTGGTGGTTTGGCCAGTGCTTTAAACGAAATTGCCCTTGGGGCTAATCTTGGCATCCATATTGATGAAAGTCTGATTCCAGTCAAGGAAGATTTACAAGGAGCCTGTGAAATTCTGGGGTTCGATCCGCTTTATGTGGCCAATGAAGGTCGATTTGTGGTTATTTTACCGGAGCAAGAGTCACAAAAGGGTTTGGAGATTATGCGATCGCACTCCTTGGGAAAAGATGCTGGTTTAATTGGCAAGGTAACAGACGAGAATTCCAGTCTAGTCACTATGCAGAGTAAAATTGGTGCAACCAGGGTCGTGGATCTGTTAAGCGGTCAACAATTACCACGTATCTGCTAA
- a CDS encoding Rpn family recombination-promoting nuclease/putative transposase translates to MADTHIRFDWAIKKLLRNKANFGVLEGFLSELLHFDITIKTLLESEANQETLDEKTNRVDILAETTDGELVLIEVQNNPQHDYFHRMLYGASKLVTEYLGKGQEYGEIKKVYSINIVYFNLGMGDDYIYSYRGEFVGANLGDILQPTKTQEFKFHINKVADIFPEYYLVKVNNFKELAKTSLDEWIYFLKNSDIKTEFSAKGIEEAKEALRVTNLSEQERAAYERYLKNKRDEASILSTQEFETRWQVEQAEIRGMEKGIQQGKQEGIEQGLQQGIQQGKKEEKIAIARSCREQGLDVETIMNITQLSREEIESL, encoded by the coding sequence ATGGCAGACACACATATTCGCTTTGATTGGGCAATCAAAAAACTGCTGCGTAATAAAGCTAACTTTGGTGTTTTGGAAGGGTTTTTAAGCGAGTTATTGCATTTCGATATTACCATCAAAACCCTTCTCGAAAGCGAAGCTAATCAAGAGACACTCGATGAGAAAACCAACCGAGTTGATATTCTCGCTGAAACTACTGATGGCGAGCTCGTCCTGATTGAAGTACAAAACAACCCTCAACACGATTATTTCCACCGTATGCTCTACGGTGCGTCTAAGTTAGTCACCGAATACTTAGGAAAAGGTCAAGAGTATGGTGAAATTAAGAAAGTATATTCAATTAATATAGTCTACTTTAACTTGGGGATGGGGGATGACTATATTTATTCCTATCGCGGAGAGTTTGTTGGGGCTAATCTTGGGGATATCCTGCAACCGACCAAAACTCAGGAGTTCAAATTTCACATCAACAAAGTAGCAGATATCTTCCCAGAATACTACCTGGTGAAAGTAAATAATTTTAAGGAATTAGCGAAAACTAGCTTAGATGAATGGATTTATTTTCTCAAAAACAGCGATATCAAAACGGAATTTTCGGCCAAAGGAATAGAAGAAGCGAAGGAGGCGCTGCGAGTCACTAATTTATCAGAACAAGAAAGAGCAGCTTACGAGCGTTACCTAAAAAATAAGCGTGACGAAGCCAGTATACTCAGTACCCAAGAGTTTGAGACGAGATGGCAAGTGGAACAGGCAGAAATTCGAGGTATGGAAAAAGGTATCCAACAAGGAAAACAAGAGGGGATCGAACAAGGTCTTCAACAAGGTATCCAACAAGGAAAAAAAGAAGAAAAAATAGCGATAGCACGTTCCTGCCGGGAACAAGGTTTAGATGTGGAGACTATTATGAACATCACCCAACTTTCTCGGGAAGAGATTGAATCTTTATAA
- a CDS encoding Rpn family recombination-promoting nuclease/putative transposase, translated as MPDTHIRFDWAIKKLLRNKANFGVLEGFLSELLHFDITIKTLLESEANQETLDEKTNRVDILAETTDGELVLIEVQNNPQHDYFHRMLYGASKLVTEYLGKGQEYGEIKKVYSINIVYFNLGMGDDYIYSYRGEFVGANLGDILQPTKTQEFKFHINKVADIFPEYYLVKVNNFKELAKTSLDEWIYFLKNSDIKTEFSAKGIEEAKEALRVTNLSEQERAAYERYLKNKRDEASILSTQEFETRWQVEQAEIRGMKKGIQQGKQEGIQQGKKEEKIAIARSCREQGLDVETIMKITQLSREEIESI; from the coding sequence ATGCCAGACACACATATTCGCTTTGATTGGGCAATCAAAAAACTGCTGCGTAATAAAGCTAACTTTGGTGTTTTGGAAGGGTTTTTAAGCGAGTTATTGCATTTCGATATTACCATCAAAACCCTTCTCGAAAGCGAAGCTAATCAAGAGACACTCGATGAGAAAACCAACCGAGTTGATATTCTCGCTGAAACTACTGATGGCGAGCTCGTCCTGATTGAAGTACAAAACAACCCTCAACACGATTATTTCCACCGTATGCTCTACGGTGCGTCTAAGTTAGTCACCGAATACTTAGGAAAAGGTCAAGAGTATGGTGAAATTAAGAAAGTATATTCAATTAATATAGTCTACTTTAACTTGGGGATGGGGGATGACTATATTTATTCCTATCGCGGAGAGTTTGTTGGGGCTAATCTTGGGGATATCCTGCAACCGACCAAAACTCAGGAGTTCAAATTTCACATCAACAAAGTAGCAGATATCTTCCCAGAATACTACCTGGTGAAAGTAAATAATTTTAAGGAATTAGCGAAAACTAGCTTAGATGAATGGATTTATTTTCTCAAAAACAGCGATATCAAAACGGAATTTTCGGCCAAAGGAATAGAAGAAGCGAAGGAGGCGCTGCGAGTCACTAATTTATCAGAACAAGAAAGAGCAGCTTACGAGCGTTACCTAAAAAATAAGCGTGACGAAGCCAGTATACTCAGTACCCAAGAGTTTGAGACGAGATGGCAAGTGGAACAGGCAGAAATTCGAGGTATGAAAAAAGGTATCCAACAAGGGAAACAAGAAGGTATTCAACAAGGAAAAAAAGAAGAAAAAATAGCGATCGCCCGTTCCTGTAGGGAACAAGGTTTAGATGTGGAGACTATTATGAAAATCACCCAACTTTCTCGGGAAGAGATTGAATCAATTTAG
- a CDS encoding AAA family ATPase — translation MKTTLETSMVGIYGIGSDIVGAGLLVSKRYVFTISNVIMKALGIYPEKINAENMPEQPIYINFPLLRPKKRIIARVVFWRPSKYPSSYNNKKGEEDIDDIDDIYDIAVLELKSPLPNQARPARLVVAEDVWGHPFRTFGFVVMQLLGFNNYEVGMFRRIFKGMWIFGVLRGSLVLGDVQIEITNKVEEGWKCCIGAPIWDEKLKGVIGMLVAIQADYNLGIMIPTTQLIKAWPTLAKEGNVHYVGLRQLQKQLIGFFVWIRQLALPRHQVKQLEQDAQQLENCKDIQSIRNAHRSLITDELDVPASPLLHSLSRITQDVNAALNQESSYNQRLALMGIADRLNGLSLELNRSSDRYAKRFRPIVNSWREILTNHVRELAKTAELHQDIDSPYIIGVPLTEQQAIFIGRTDITAQIEQLLLDQRRPPLLLYGQRRMGKTSLLYNLGRLLPNTIVPLFVDLQGPATRATDHAGLLYNIARKMVDLAKRQRGITLLPLTRDALKADPFTRFDEWLDDVELALEKNTVLLALDEFEALDRAIAKGRFEEEDVLGMLRNLIQHRPRFKVLLAGSHTLEEFQRWASYLINVQVIHISYLKEAEARQLIEQPVKDFALRYEPEALQRVLELTRCHPFLVQLLCAEIVALKNEQTPTVRRLAKLSDVEAAIPEALERGSFFFADIETNQIDAAGLEVLCFLAAEGEGSIVSREALSCKFPNELDSTLNLLLRRELIEKEDEGYRFQVELIRRWFALAQKT, via the coding sequence ATGAAAACAACACTAGAGACCTCTATGGTGGGAATTTATGGTATTGGCAGTGACATTGTCGGTGCTGGCTTATTAGTGTCTAAGAGGTATGTATTCACCATTTCCAATGTGATTATGAAGGCTCTAGGTATATACCCAGAAAAGATTAATGCAGAAAATATGCCTGAGCAGCCAATCTACATCAATTTTCCCCTACTAAGACCAAAAAAGAGGATCATAGCTCGGGTAGTTTTCTGGCGACCCTCTAAGTATCCATCCTCTTACAACAACAAAAAAGGTGAAGAAGATATTGATGATATTGATGATATTTATGATATTGCAGTGCTGGAATTAAAAAGTCCTCTTCCAAACCAGGCTCGACCTGCAAGACTAGTTGTGGCAGAGGATGTCTGGGGGCATCCCTTCAGGACTTTTGGGTTTGTGGTGATGCAGTTGTTGGGTTTCAATAACTATGAAGTCGGTATGTTTAGAAGAATCTTTAAAGGCATGTGGATTTTCGGAGTTTTGAGGGGGTCGCTGGTCTTAGGTGACGTACAAATAGAAATAACAAATAAAGTAGAAGAAGGGTGGAAATGCTGTATTGGCGCACCGATTTGGGATGAGAAATTGAAAGGGGTGATTGGAATGCTTGTGGCAATCCAAGCAGATTACAATTTGGGTATAATGATTCCTACTACCCAGCTAATTAAAGCCTGGCCTACCTTAGCTAAAGAAGGAAATGTCCACTATGTTGGACTTCGCCAACTTCAAAAACAGCTAATAGGTTTCTTTGTGTGGATCAGACAGTTGGCTTTACCAAGGCATCAAGTAAAGCAACTCGAACAGGATGCCCAACAGTTAGAAAACTGTAAGGATATTCAATCGATTAGAAATGCTCATCGTAGCCTAATAACTGACGAATTGGACGTTCCAGCCAGTCCCCTGCTGCACAGCTTAAGTCGGATCACTCAGGATGTAAATGCTGCTCTGAATCAGGAAAGTTCCTATAACCAGCGTCTAGCCCTTATGGGTATTGCAGACCGCCTAAATGGGTTATCACTAGAGTTGAACCGCAGCAGTGACAGGTATGCCAAGCGTTTCCGTCCGATAGTCAACAGTTGGCGTGAAATCTTAACCAATCATGTGCGCGAACTGGCAAAAACAGCTGAACTGCATCAAGACATTGACTCTCCCTACATTATTGGAGTTCCTCTGACAGAACAGCAGGCAATCTTCATTGGGCGGACTGACATTACTGCTCAAATCGAGCAATTGCTGCTAGACCAGCGCAGACCACCCTTGCTCCTCTACGGTCAGCGGCGCATGGGGAAAACTTCCCTACTTTACAACCTGGGACGCCTGCTCCCCAATACAATTGTCCCTCTATTTGTGGACTTACAAGGACCAGCTACACGGGCAACTGACCATGCTGGTCTTCTCTACAACATTGCCAGAAAAATGGTGGACTTAGCTAAAAGGCAACGAGGCATAACTCTGCTGCCTTTGACTCGGGATGCACTAAAGGCAGATCCCTTCACTCGCTTTGATGAATGGCTGGATGATGTCGAGCTAGCACTTGAAAAAAATACGGTCTTACTTGCTCTGGATGAGTTTGAAGCTCTAGACAGGGCTATAGCCAAAGGACGTTTTGAGGAAGAGGACGTTTTAGGTATGCTACGGAACTTGATCCAGCACCGTCCCCGCTTTAAAGTTTTACTGGCTGGCTCCCATACTCTAGAGGAATTTCAGCGCTGGGCTAGCTATCTGATCAATGTCCAGGTGATACATATTAGTTACCTGAAAGAAGCCGAAGCACGCCAGTTGATTGAGCAACCTGTCAAGGATTTTGCTCTACGCTATGAGCCAGAAGCCCTTCAGCGCGTGCTAGAACTTACCCGATGTCATCCCTTTCTAGTGCAACTCCTCTGCGCTGAGATTGTTGCACTTAAGAATGAGCAAACACCTACGGTTCGCAGGCTGGCTAAGCTATCCGACGTTGAAGCCGCAATACCAGAAGCTTTAGAACGTGGTAGCTTTTTCTTTGCTGATATCGAAACAAACCAAATAGACGCTGCTGGGCTAGAAGTGCTATGTTTCCTTGCGGCAGAGGGGGAAGGGTCGATAGTAAGTCGAGAAGCCTTATCCTGTAAGTTTCCCAATGAACTCGATAGCACTCTCAACTTGCTCTTGAGGCGTGAGCTAATTGAGAAAGAGGATGAAGGTTATCGCTTCCAGGTAGAGTTAATCCGGCGCTGGTTTGCCCTGGCACAAAAAACCTGA
- a CDS encoding ATP-binding protein → MTPVNLNPIISAIAGLGNSVVKNKLERHQLVIKLLKQFNLDPDHPPADFSGVYQYALVEYGVGKPKPILELFRQKDIQQAFRQALDQNDPSIILQETEDFIDWNTLGDEIRKLGINPRQELYKFTAVFIEIVKLTRTPAQVLEFQQIESLHQKIGKIQEQLKRLPTAEGMRTLIAQLIIEQSHPALLPAEASTKKKPRALLKTVDNPSPFIVGPPITHPRNFFGREREIKRLFNLLKHHPLQNAAIIGKRRSGKTSLLKYLENITTTSSEQLRLGQKTDWLPNPENYCWIFIDFQDSRMASRERLLGYILECLRIPVPAACDLDCFMDLVSDNLNRPTVILMDEIGVGLQRCPELDDEFWESLRSLATNYTEGNLGFVLATPESPIELAHHTGHSSPFFNIFGYTTTLGPLKEPEARELIASSPISFPVEDREWILNQSGGWPLLLQILCRERLFTIEDNEIDDQWREEGLRQIKPFRYLL, encoded by the coding sequence ATGACACCAGTCAACCTTAACCCAATAATTAGCGCTATTGCAGGTTTAGGGAATTCTGTTGTCAAGAATAAGCTTGAGCGCCATCAGCTTGTCATCAAATTACTAAAGCAATTTAATCTAGATCCCGATCATCCACCCGCCGATTTTTCTGGAGTTTACCAATACGCCCTTGTCGAGTACGGCGTTGGCAAACCTAAGCCAATCCTCGAACTTTTCCGGCAAAAAGATATCCAACAGGCATTCCGCCAAGCACTAGATCAAAATGACCCTTCAATTATCCTTCAAGAAACCGAGGATTTTATCGATTGGAATACATTGGGAGATGAGATTAGGAAACTAGGAATTAATCCCCGTCAAGAGTTGTACAAATTTACCGCTGTTTTTATCGAGATTGTCAAACTCACGCGGACACCTGCTCAAGTTCTAGAATTCCAGCAGATAGAAAGCTTACATCAAAAAATAGGAAAGATCCAAGAACAGCTAAAAAGGCTACCCACAGCAGAGGGCATGCGGACACTAATAGCTCAACTAATAATAGAACAGAGCCATCCAGCACTCTTACCTGCTGAAGCATCTACGAAAAAGAAGCCTAGGGCATTATTAAAAACCGTCGATAACCCCTCACCCTTTATCGTTGGTCCCCCCATCACTCATCCTCGCAACTTTTTCGGACGTGAGCGGGAAATAAAACGTCTTTTCAACTTATTGAAACACCATCCCCTGCAAAATGCTGCCATCATTGGTAAACGGCGCAGTGGTAAGACTTCTCTACTGAAATATCTAGAAAATATAACCACCACCTCGTCAGAACAGTTACGTCTTGGTCAAAAGACTGACTGGTTGCCGAATCCAGAAAACTATTGCTGGATATTTATAGACTTCCAAGACTCGCGCATGGCAAGCAGAGAACGACTGCTTGGCTACATATTAGAATGCTTGAGAATTCCAGTGCCTGCTGCTTGTGACCTCGATTGTTTCATGGACTTGGTCAGTGACAACCTCAACAGGCCTACAGTAATTCTAATGGATGAGATTGGCGTAGGGTTACAACGGTGCCCAGAGTTAGATGATGAGTTCTGGGAGAGTTTGCGCTCCTTGGCAACCAACTACACAGAAGGTAATCTAGGGTTTGTGTTAGCAACCCCCGAATCACCAATTGAGTTAGCTCACCACACCGGTCACAGTTCACCTTTTTTCAACATTTTCGGCTACACCACCACTCTAGGACCGCTGAAAGAGCCAGAAGCCCGGGAATTGATAGCTAGCTCCCCCATTTCCTTCCCTGTTGAGGACAGAGAATGGATTCTGAACCAAAGTGGAGGCTGGCCACTGCTACTGCAAATCCTCTGTCGAGAACGCCTTTTCACCATAGAAGATAACGAAATCGATGATCAATGGCGAGAAGAGGGACTAAGACAGATAAAACCATTTCGATACTTATTATAG
- a CDS encoding acetoacetate decarboxylase family protein — protein sequence MTYPSPPWTLQGYAIQTLQLIDIERVRSLIPPEFDIVSLWPGKTLGGVYLSLYGSGSVLEYSELIVVAGRVRYSGKTGGWISHIYVDNHDSVAGGREIWGLPKEIAEFTWEKCERPKVTLRERSTRYQHQVTVRQGENTLCRFSYNHAKFGWQVPLNDNVLSTLSGNILYFNGDFKSRLGLVGSQLEVPPESPFANLGLKQPWLTLDMDKLCLTAGPPEVVGQLNSSLIIHA from the coding sequence ATGACTTACCCAAGCCCACCCTGGACACTACAAGGCTACGCCATCCAAACCTTGCAGCTGATTGATATTGAGCGAGTGCGATCGCTAATTCCCCCAGAATTTGACATTGTCTCCCTATGGCCAGGAAAGACTCTAGGTGGAGTGTATCTATCCCTGTACGGCTCAGGGTCAGTCCTAGAATACAGTGAATTAATTGTAGTTGCTGGCAGAGTGCGCTATTCCGGCAAAACGGGCGGCTGGATTTCCCACATCTACGTCGATAACCACGATTCTGTGGCAGGTGGTCGAGAAATTTGGGGATTACCAAAAGAGATAGCTGAGTTCACCTGGGAAAAATGCGAACGACCAAAGGTCACGCTACGCGAACGCTCTACCAGATATCAACATCAGGTCACCGTCCGTCAAGGAGAGAATACCCTGTGCCGCTTCAGCTACAATCACGCCAAGTTTGGCTGGCAAGTCCCCCTAAATGACAATGTCTTAAGCACCCTCTCAGGCAATATTCTCTACTTCAACGGTGATTTTAAATCTCGCTTAGGCTTAGTGGGTAGCCAGTTAGAGGTTCCACCTGAGAGTCCCTTTGCCAATCTAGGGCTCAAGCAACCATGGTTAACCCTTGATATGGATAAGCTCTGCTTAACCGCTGGTCCACCAGAAGTCGTAGGACAACTAAATTCATCCTTGATAATTCATGCTTGA